A single genomic interval of Littorina saxatilis isolate snail1 linkage group LG17, US_GU_Lsax_2.0, whole genome shotgun sequence harbors:
- the LOC138953161 gene encoding piggyBac transposable element-derived protein 4-like produces MENLSNGDFWRAIMGESDSDEGGFEGFSLDEINKKDESDIDLDVVVNDEQLLREFESSDSDRDSDNHGDSGDSDIILPVLAAPNPRRKKKRLSKQNRNELTTRWSDRTTPVQPKKFDVGVTPVGPQHDLPPDAAEYDYFSLLIPEPFWEDIATQTNLYAAQKQAQRGADKNWTPTTGSEMKLFIFIQYMFGIHRMPDTAMYWSSDPLLRVPAIADVMSRNRFQKLSQYFHLNDNSKAVPKGQPGHDALFKVRPLLDMVTNNSRAHYNPGRDISIDEAMIKFNGRLTFKQYIKGKPNPWGIKVWCAADPRNGYMLEFDIYQGRSTVPIPNGLGHHVVMTLASRFLNAGHHIFFDNYFSSVRLGQDLEKAGTSMCSTIRLNRQGWPKELSSAVAKKMKPGDIHFRQDGNMVATLWKDKRPVAVLSTNAQSAMGKHERRAPGGRKEVSVPEPVLVYNGSMGGVDLADQYHSYYPVGRPSVRWWRYICWWLMQTAMVNAFVIWKETHRPAQSKKGLRHLDFRLQVLRALCKGNVSRKRAAAQAIAQAGVIDSSPLTHKIVRLPGRKKNCKMCEKKKVRTPRGHGVETVFGCVICDLHLCKGECFAEFHQHLAQSIH; encoded by the exons ATGGAGAATCTTAGCAATGGCGACTTCTGGCGTGCCATCATGGGCGAGAGTGATAGTGATGAAGGTGGTTTTGAGGGGTTTTCTTTGGACGAAATTAACAAGAAGGACGAAAGTGACATTGACCTAGATGTTGTTGTGAACGATGAACAGCTTCTGAGGGAATTTGAATCGAGTGACAGTGATCGTGATAGTGATAACCATGGTGATAGTGGTGACAGTGATATAATTTTACCTGTTCTTGCTGCTCCAAATCCTCGTCGAAAAAAAAAACGGCTGTCAAAACAGAATCGTAATGAACTGACAACAAGGTGGAGTGATAGAACTACTCCTGTCCAGCCAAAAAAGTTCGATGTTGGTGTGACACCTGTCGGTCCCCAGCATGATTTGCCACCTGATGCAGCGGAGTATGACTACTTCAGTCTGCTTATTCCTGAACCTTTCTGGGAGGACATTGCCACCCAGACCAACCTTTATGCTGCTCAGAAACAGGCACAGAGAGGTGCAGACAAGAATTGGACACCCACTACTGGCTCTGAGATGAAATTATTTATATTCATTCAGTACATGTTCGGCATTCATCGCATGCCCGACACCGCGATGTATTGGTCAAGTGATCCTCTCCTGCGTGTTCCAGCCATCGCTGATGTCATGAGCAGAAACAGATTCCAGAAGTTATCACAATACTTCCACCTGAACGACAACAGCAAAGCTGTGCCCAAGGGACAGCCAGGCCATGATGCTTTATTCAAAGTTCGGCCACTGCTTGACATGGTGACAAACAACAGCCGCGCCCACTACAACCCAGGCCGTGACATTTCAATCGATGAAGCCATGATCAAGTTCAATGGGCGTCTTACTTTCAAGCAGTATATCAAAG GCAAACCCAATCCATGGGGTATCAAAGTGTGGTGTGCTGCCGACCCCCGTAATGGATACATGCTGGAGTTTGACATCTACCAGGGGCGGTCCACAGTCCCCATACCTAACGGGCTTGGCCACCATGTGGTGATGACGCTGGCGTCCCGGTTCCTGAATGCTGGCCACCACATCTTCTTTGACAATTACTTCTCCTCTGTCAGGTTGGGTCAGGACCTGGAGAAGGCAGGTACATCTATGTGTTCCACTATTAGGCTGAATAGACAAGGCTGGCCAAAGGAGCTGTCTTCAGCTGTTGCCAAGAAAATGAAACCGGGTGACATTCACTTCCGCCAGGACGGCAACATGGTGGCGACTTTGTGGAAGGACAAGAGGCCAGTCGCTGTTCTTTCAACCAATGCTCAGTCTGCTATGGGGAAGCATGAGAGGAGAGCACCAGGGGGGAGGAAGGAGGTGTCAGTTCCTGAGCCTGTGCTGGTCTACAATGGCAGCATGGGAGGCGTCGACCTAGCAGACCAGTACCACTCCTACTACCCTGTGGGGCGACCCTCTGTCCGCTGGTGGCGCTACATCTGCTGGTGGCTGATGCAGACAGCAATGGTCAACGCTTTTGTGATCTGGAAGGAGACCCACAGGCCAGCACAATCCAAAAAGGGGCTAAGGCACCTTGACTTTCGTCTACAAGTGCTGCGAGCTTTGTGTAAAGGCAACGTTTCGCGGAAGAGAGCAGCCGCCCAGGCCATAGCTCAAGCAGGAGTAATAGATAGTAGTCCCCTGACCCACAAGATTGTCCGTCTTCCTGGCAGGAAGAAAAACTGCAAGATGTGTGAAAAGAAGAAGGTGCGCACCCCTAGGGGCCATGGTGTAGAAACTGTCTTTGGGTGTGTCATCTGCGATCTTCACTTGTGCAAAGGAGAATGTTTCGCAGAGTTCCACCAGCACCTGGCTCAGTCCATCCACTAA